GAGTTTGCAACCGGTGAGTTCGGTGGCCGCCGTGGCGGCGCTTTCCGCCGCCAGCTTTGCGGCGAATGGCGCGTTACCGGCGGAATCCATTGCGGCGCTTTTCGGCGCGAATCTGGCGGGCACTACGCTGAGCGCGAACACGCTGCCGTTGCCCACCAACCTGGGTGGCGTAGTGGTGCGAGTTAAAGATGCGGCAGGGGTTGAACGTGACGCGCCGTTATTCTTTGTTTCTCCGGCGCAGGTCAATTTTATGGTGCCTGCCAGCATAGGCGATGGCGCTGCGACCATCAGCGTCTTGCGCGACGGCAGCACCGTGGGGCAGGGGACTGTTTCGATTGCCGCGCTTGCGCCCGGCCTTTTCACGGCCAATTCCAATGGGCAAGGCGTCGCCGCCGCAGTCGCCTTTCGCCTAAAGGCCGATGGCTCGCAAAGCGTCGAACCGCTGGCGCAATTCAATCAAACCGCCGGGCGCTTCGAGCCACTGCCGCTTGATTTGGGACCGGAAACCGATCAGGTCTTTTTGATTGGCTTTGGCACGGCCTTTCGTAACCGCGCGGCGCTTTCCAGCGTCTTGACAACTATCGGCGGAACAAATGCGGAAGTTTTATTTGCCGGGGCGCAGGGTGATTTGGCGGGACTCGATCAGACGAATATCCGCATCCCGCGCAGTTTGGCAGGGCGTGGTGAGGTCAACGTCAACTTGCAGGTAGATGGAAAGAATGCGAACACTGTGACCATCAGTCTTAAATGAGGCTTCGGCAAATCAATTCAATTGAAACTAACAGACCAATGTAACCGGCGCTTTTTGACATACGGCAACTCGTCGCACGTCAGAAAGCGCCGGTTTTTAGCGAAAGCCGCGCAAAGCAATGCATAAGGCTGCCGGAAGGACAATCCAGTTCGTCACTTTCACCAGCGAATTGGAGCTTCCAGGCGGGTTATTAAAGCAGTAGTTTGGAGGGAGCCACGATTGAAGCTCAAACTCAGCCTGACTGGGCTGCTGGTAATTTGCTCGATCACCTTTTTTCTGGTCAGCGTGATTAGCCCGCCTGCCCTGGTTGATGACGTTGATGCGGTCACCGCCCAAATCGCCCGCACGATGGTTGAAACGGGAGATTGGGTAACACCACGCTTGAATGGCATTGCCTATTTCGAGAAACCTGCGTTGCGCTTTTGGCTGGTCGCGGTGTCATACCTCATTTTTGGCGTGCACGATTGGGCGGCCCGGTTGCCCCTGGTGTTGGCGGCTATCGCCTTGTGCTGGCTGGTGCGCCGCATGGGCCATTGGGCTGTCGGCGATGGCGCACGTGACGCCGGAACCCTGGCGGGCATCGTCCTGGCCACCTGCCTGGGTTTGTTCCTCTTCACGCGCATTTTGATCCCTGATGTTGTGCTGACGCTGACTACTACACTGGCGATGTGGGCGCTGTTGCGCGCGCTGGATTGGGACGAAGCGTGGCCTCGGCTTTGGGCGACGGTTTTGGCGATCAGTCTTGGACTGGGCTTTATGCTCAAAGGCTTGGTGGCCTTTGTGTTTCCCGTTGGTGCGGGACTGCTTTATTTGGCGTTGAACAAACGCCTGTTTGACTGGCCCACGCTGAAACGCCTTGCGCCGTTGAGCGGTATCTTGATCATTTTGCTGATCTGTGCGCCCTGGGTAATTGCGGCGACATTGCGCAATCCGCCTTATTTTGATTTCACGCTGAAGAGCGAACCGGGGGTCTATCACGGATTTTTCTGGTTCTTTTTTTTGAACGAACATTTGTTTCGTTATTTGAATCTGCGCTATCCGCGCGATTACAACACGGTGCCGCGCCCATTGTTCTGGCTCTATCACTTGCTCTGGCTCTTTCCGTGGAGCGTTTATCTGCCGTTTGTGGGCCGCTTGAATTTCAAACCGGATACGCGCACAGGCCGCGTCCATTTATTTTGTCTGTGTTGGATTGGTTGGACGTTATTGTTTTTCACTTTCTCGACGACCCAGGAGTATTACTCAATGCCGTGTTACCCGGCCTTCGCGTTGCTGCTCGGTTCGGTCTTGCGCCGCGACGAGGCGCGTTATACCTGGGCTGCACGAACGGCGGGCGCTGTGGCCTTGTTGGCCGCGTTGGGTTG
This Acidobacteriota bacterium DNA region includes the following protein-coding sequences:
- a CDS encoding glycosyltransferase family 39 protein, with the translated sequence MVETGDWVTPRLNGIAYFEKPALRFWLVAVSYLIFGVHDWAARLPLVLAAIALCWLVRRMGHWAVGDGARDAGTLAGIVLATCLGLFLFTRILIPDVVLTLTTTLAMWALLRALDWDEAWPRLWATVLAISLGLGFMLKGLVAFVFPVGAGLLYLALNKRLFDWPTLKRLAPLSGILIILLICAPWVIAATLRNPPYFDFTLKSEPGVYHGFFWFFFLNEHLFRYLNLRYPRDYNTVPRPLFWLYHLLWLFPWSVYLPFVGRLNFKPDTRTGRVHLFCLCWIGWTLLFFTFSTTQEYYSMPCYPAFALLLGSVLRRDEARYTWAARTAGAVALLAALGCLTMLWLVRGVAAAGDIANAMNYGVSTLSLGKAQDLTLQTMGWLRVPLAVAFGAFLVGALGAWLSKGRTAIAALAIMMLLFFNAARLALVTLNPYFGSRPLAEALQAAPPGQLIVDDQYYAFSSVFFYSNRSALLLNGRTMNLEYGSAAPGAPPVFITDADLPGLWRKPERQYLAVSASAMPRLKHVLGDVPLHLVMAAGGKLLLTNQ